One window of Flavobacteriales bacterium genomic DNA carries:
- a CDS encoding lamin tail domain-containing protein has protein sequence MVHFNRSLFIVVLLLFYITNYAQSLSNLGFGNDNTFDVITWNLESFPKVDGTTENYVSDIIVELESEIIGFQEINNISAFNTMMESTSGYTGYVLDANYGGINMAFAVKNDVSVIDEYAILSSSTYSYAFAGRPPYLIHVEKNNIEYYIINVHLKCCGDGNLNTSDSSDEENRRLVALNHIKSYIDNNLSSENVLVIGDYNDELDDNTDDNVFQNFIDDSDNYLFADMSIATGNPQNFSFPNWPSHIDHILITNELFDEFNSGESDVTTIPVDNYISGGFSSYDAFITDHMPVGISLVYTNGCTDPLALNYNPDAITDDGSCAYDTGNDNMVLFFSEYAEGSSNNKYLEIYNPTSSAVSLENYAMALVVNAPTQVGVYDSWHYFDTGSSVPANGVFIVAHPYSDAAILAVADMTTTHLSNGDDGIALVYGNQPSTNTSPSAGGYTVVDRIGDWNGDPGNGWSVAGVSNATKDHTLVRKCSVSQGNEDWTASSGSTAENSEWQVLPNNDWSDLGQHYFPCDIIIQGCTDPNSINYNDQATVDDGSCICCYLGCTDEIATNYNPNAYFNDGSCEYISGCTNPLASNYNPDATLDDSSCIIEDSPCDYVPSGLYVDNIIHNRVQFNWSQPQELPSYYMIRYRPTGSSSWTVMTAGTQNTNPYSGTSRTRYFLQANTNYDWSIRARVIDDEGNVICQSAWSQIANFITLPNCPNLENLAVVTEANWVTLTADSPNGDFDIWQSKGKIRKVGTSEYRYVNGSNSINVLKGNFEANTNYEWHTKAWCTGNVDEFGNSDLMYHSSWGEYSSFTTEDICDKTPYNLSTTSNAANTTITMLWDTPTNGYPDHYFLELNNLTTGQTWAWNDVSAYSNSKTKFGLTTGNYSWRIRGACGSNGTSWATPFTALEFYTLGSNRIANQDYVFHVYPNPSQKVFNVNLSLTSIEDVEIKITNNIGQIVFQDVQTQTNSYKHRIDLSNLPKAIYIISAKTVSLSIHKTIFLH, from the coding sequence ATGGTTCATTTCAATAGAAGTCTATTCATAGTTGTACTCCTTTTATTTTACATAACTAACTATGCTCAATCATTGAGTAACTTAGGCTTTGGTAATGACAATACTTTCGATGTCATTACTTGGAATTTGGAAAGCTTTCCTAAAGTAGATGGTACGACTGAGAATTATGTTTCTGACATTATCGTTGAACTAGAATCAGAAATCATCGGTTTTCAAGAAATAAACAATATATCGGCTTTCAATACTATGATGGAATCTACATCGGGCTATACCGGCTATGTGCTAGATGCTAACTATGGAGGTATAAATATGGCTTTTGCAGTCAAAAATGATGTTAGCGTTATTGATGAGTATGCCATACTATCTTCTAGCACTTATAGTTATGCTTTCGCTGGAAGACCTCCTTATTTGATACATGTAGAAAAAAACAACATTGAGTATTATATCATTAATGTACACCTTAAATGCTGTGGTGACGGCAACCTGAACACCTCAGATTCATCAGATGAGGAAAACAGAAGGTTAGTTGCCCTAAACCATATTAAATCCTATATAGACAATAATTTATCTAGTGAAAATGTATTGGTTATTGGTGATTACAACGATGAATTGGACGATAATACTGACGATAATGTTTTTCAAAATTTCATTGACGATAGCGATAATTACCTGTTTGCTGATATGAGCATTGCAACAGGAAATCCTCAGAATTTTTCTTTTCCAAACTGGCCAAGTCATATTGACCACATTCTCATTACCAATGAGCTTTTTGATGAGTTTAACTCTGGCGAAAGTGATGTTACTACCATACCAGTAGATAATTATATTAGTGGTGGTTTTAGTTCCTACGATGCATTTATTACCGACCACATGCCTGTGGGTATAAGTTTGGTTTATACTAACGGTTGTACCGACCCTTTAGCACTCAATTATAATCCTGATGCAATTACCGATGATGGTTCTTGCGCCTACGATACTGGCAATGATAATATGGTGCTGTTTTTCTCTGAATATGCCGAAGGTTCTTCCAATAACAAATACCTCGAAATCTACAATCCTACATCATCGGCAGTTAGTCTAGAAAATTACGCTATGGCACTAGTGGTAAATGCTCCTACTCAAGTAGGAGTGTATGATTCTTGGCACTATTTTGATACTGGCTCATCTGTTCCTGCCAATGGCGTTTTCATTGTAGCTCACCCCTATTCTGATGCTGCTATTTTAGCTGTTGCTGATATGACCACCACACACCTCAGTAATGGAGATGATGGTATAGCTTTAGTATATGGAAATCAGCCCTCAACTAACACAAGCCCATCAGCTGGTGGATATACCGTAGTAGATAGAATTGGCGATTGGAACGGTGACCCAGGAAATGGCTGGTCAGTAGCTGGAGTTTCTAATGCTACAAAAGACCACACTCTAGTTAGAAAGTGTTCTGTTAGTCAAGGAAACGAAGATTGGACAGCATCTTCTGGAAGTACTGCCGAAAATTCTGAATGGCAAGTATTACCAAATAACGATTGGTCTGATTTAGGACAACATTACTTTCCTTGTGACATTATCATTCAAGGTTGTACAGACCCTAATTCCATTAATTATAATGACCAAGCAACAGTCGATGACGGCTCTTGTATTTGTTGTTATTTAGGTTGTACTGATGAAATTGCTACCAATTACAATCCTAATGCTTATTTTAATGATGGTAGCTGTGAATACATTAGTGGCTGTACGAATCCTTTAGCATCTAATTATAATCCTGATGCAACTTTAGATGATAGTAGTTGCATTATCGAAGATAGCCCTTGTGACTATGTGCCTAGTGGATTATATGTTGACAATATCATTCACAACAGAGTGCAATTCAATTGGAGTCAACCTCAAGAGCTCCCCTCCTATTATATGATTCGTTACAGACCCACTGGCAGTAGCTCTTGGACGGTTATGACTGCAGGAACACAAAATACAAATCCATATAGTGGGACTTCTAGGACTCGCTACTTCTTACAAGCCAATACAAATTACGACTGGTCTATTAGAGCTAGAGTAATAGATGATGAAGGTAATGTAATATGCCAATCGGCGTGGTCACAGATAGCCAATTTCATTACACTCCCTAACTGTCCTAACCTTGAAAACTTAGCTGTGGTTACGGAAGCCAATTGGGTGACACTCACAGCAGATTCTCCAAATGGTGATTTTGATATATGGCAATCTAAAGGCAAAATTCGAAAAGTAGGAACATCAGAATATAGGTATGTTAATGGTAGTAATAGTATCAACGTGCTAAAAGGTAATTTTGAGGCTAATACCAATTACGAATGGCATACCAAAGCGTGGTGTACTGGCAATGTTGATGAATTTGGAAATTCTGACTTAATGTATCACTCATCTTGGGGAGAGTATAGTTCTTTCACTACTGAAGATATTTGTGACAAAACACCTTATAATTTGTCAACTACATCCAATGCAGCAAATACGACTATTACAATGTTATGGGACACCCCTACTAACGGCTATCCAGACCATTATTTTTTAGAGCTTAACAATCTTACAACAGGACAAACATGGGCATGGAATGATGTATCAGCTTACTCAAATTCAAAAACCAAATTCGGTCTAACAACAGGTAATTATTCATGGAGAATTAGAGGAGCATGTGGTAGTAATGGTACGTCTTGGGCTACACCATTTACAGCTTTAGAATTTTATACACTTGGATCTAATCGAATTGCGAATCAAGATTATGTATTCCATGTTTATCCCAATCCATCTCAAAAGGTCTTTAATGTAAACCTTAGCCTAACATCAATTGAAGATGTAGAAATTAAAATTACTAATAATATCGGTCAAATTGTTTTTCAAGACGTACAAACACAAACAAATTCTTACAAACATAGAATTGATTTGAGCAATTTACCTAAGGCTATTTATATAATTTCAGCAAAAACAGTTTCACTTTCTATTCATAAAACCATATTTCTACACTAG